AGACTTTTGTAAAAGCATTAGACTTATAACAAGGACAAGAATACTAAGTGGAACGTAGATAAGCAGTGGCCAGCGCCAACTAAAGAAGCCTGTAAGTACTCCCCCTAAAACAATTCCAAATGCTCCACCTGCCGCACCGGATAATCCCCAAAAAGCAAGTGCTTTTCCTTTTTCCTTATTACTAAAAGAAAACAGTTGCATAACCATAGATAGAGCTGCTGGTGCAATTAATGCAGATCCAACTCCTTGAACAGCTCGAGATACATTCAGACTCATCTCACTCCAGGCTAAACCTGCAAACAGAGATGAAATAGCTAAAATTAAAACTCCTAAATTAAATATGCGTCTATTACCAAATAAATCTGCTAATCTTCCTCCTAATAAAAGGAATCCTCCAAAGAAAAGAAGAAAAGCACTCATCACCCATTGTAAACTTTCTTGTGTATAACCAAGTGCTTCCTTGATAGAAGGTAGTGCTATCTGAATAATGGACGCATCCATGATTACTAGGAAGTTGGCAAAACACAACAGAAACAGTGCCTTCCATCGTTTAGGATCTGGTTGTGAGATTGTGTTTGTATGTGTAGACATAGTTGTATTACCCCCAATATTAGTTATATTAGACTCATAAAGAAATAAAATATTCATCAAATTTCTTTTATGGAATCTGTTTATTCCTATTGACTAACTTCTAATAGCTTTTTTAATTTCTATTTTATTTTGCGTAAATCCAGTCATATTTTTTAGCTTTTCCACTTAAACCTAACAAAGAAGATTTTAAAAACGGCACAGGTAATTATTCGGGTTTCTTTTTCAACTCTTTCTCTTCTTTAGACAGCTTTGTTAAGATGCTTTTTAAGAAGCTTAAGTCTTGGCAATGGGAGCAATTCAGTACTTATATAGATTCCACAGATGATATTTAGCCAACTGCCATCTTCTCTCTCATGCCTTTACTCATTCAGTCACTTCTATAACAAATGGGTAGGTGTATACCTCATCCCCGAACTTAAACTCAGCCCATATTTTATACATACCTGGGTTTGGAAAATGGGCATGAAAGCTAGTTGTATTTTCTGAATCCGGATGAACATGAATATACTGCTCGGCTTCTTCATTAACAATTACTACATGACCTAAAGCTCCAAGGTGGTGTTCAGGTTTTTCTCCATGCATGTCAAAGTCTAGAGGAACTGCCTCACTAGCTTTTGCTTTAACATCTTCTAAAGTGACTTTTTTCCCACCAATTTCCTTCGTCCAATTATCTTCTCTTTCCAAGCTCGTTTTATTTGTCTTACCTGTTCCAACTTGTACTGTATTAGGAGCAGGTTGATATGCCTTTCCTTCTGGCACAATATCAACAAAAGCTTGATAGGTACCATCACTTAAAGGTTGATTAATGGTATAGAGACCATCTTGTACCTTTTCAGGATGTAGGTGGTAATATTCCTCTAAATCATTAGAAACCAAAATAAAATGCATTTCTTTCTCATGTTCTACTGCCAATTCAGGTGTTGCACCCTCATGATCTTCCAATTTAATTGAAATTTTTTCATTATCATACGTTACATTTGTTTTTACTTCTGATTCTCCTTGGTGATTATGATGATTGTGCTTACTATGATCCATATCTTTTTCCTCCTTTTGATTACCTTCCATATTGCGTACCGCTGTACTTTCATGGAGAGATTTTTCACTAGTGTTCCCATCGTATCCCAATATACATATACAGGGTATTTTTATTATCAAAAGAGAGATCGTGCTACTGAATCACGATCTCTCATTTTAATTTTAAGCAACATCATAACCTTGTTCTTCAATCACTTCTGTAATTTCTTTTAAATCCACTTTTTCTGAATTGAAGGTTACGTCTACTTTTTCATCTTCTAAATGTACTTTGACGGATTCAACTCCATCCAATTCTCCTACGTTGCCCTCGATTGAATTAACGCAATGACCACAAGACATTCCTCGTACATTAAGTGTTATATTTTCCATGTAAATTACCTCCTTATTTCTGATTTGTTTTTATCTTACCATACCCCAGAAGGGTATTGTCAAGAAAAATTTGTTTTAGTGGTTTTGAGGATGATTGAATCGCTAACATTTATACTATACCCCTATACGGTTATTATTCGTAAAAACTAGGTTTAAATTTAACACCACCCATATAGTCTGTGTAAAATTCTATTCATTTATAATATCTAAAAAAAATTCAGCAATATTTCAATGAAATTTTGGATTTTTAGTTTTCCATTCTATAATAAAAGTCTGTTATATATTCTTTTAAATCTTCAATTAAAGTACCCATTAATAAGTAAATTCAGTCCAAAACTACGATTTATTAATAACAATTAATAATTTATTTGCCCAATTCCTTCATCGTAATTCGACTAGTCCGATTAGTTCATTTAAGATGAGCATATCTGTTTTATCTAACATTTATCTAACTACTTTCATTAATCAAGTCAAACGAGGAAAAAACTTTCATTAATTAAGTCAAACGGTGAAAAGACTTTATTTAACCTATGTATTCCTGTTCGATCATAGTATATACTATGCGTAGTTCAAAGAAGAGGAGTTAATTAATCATGAATATACAACACATTCGTAATGCAACATTAGTTGTCGAATATGCAGGTAAAAGGTTTTTAATAGATCCAATGTTAGCAGATAAAGGAGTTTATCCACCTTTTGGACCTAAGGTAGGTTTTCCAGATGCACCAAGACAAGATCAAAGTAATCCTGTATCGAGCTTACCAACTTCAATTGAAAATATTGTATCTAATATTGATGCTGTCATTGTTACACATCTGCATTTAGACCACTGGGATGATGCTGCTAAAGATGCATTGCCAAAACAAATTAAAATATTTGCCCAAAATGAGGAGGATGCCTTAGAGATTCGAAACGATGGATTCCAAAATGTAGAGGTTTTACAAGATAGTACAGTCTTTGAAGGTATTCAATTGATTAAAACTAAAGGCGAACATGGAAGAGGGGAATTAGTAAAACTTGCCGGTCAAGTGTGCGGTGTTGTTTTCAAACATACAAATGAAAAAACTTTGTATATTGCTGGAGATACGGTATGGTATGATGCAGTTCAGGAAGTAATCGAGACACATAAGCCAGAAATTATTGTTGTAAATGGTGGAGATAACCAATTCCTTGAAGGCGGCTCTCTTGTAATGGGGAAAAATGATATTTATGAAGTGTATAAAGCTGCCCCTAACGCAAAAATTATTTCTGTCCATATGGAAGCAGTAAATCATTGGACATTATCAAGGGAAGAATTAAAAAGCTTTATTAATGATAAAGGAATCTCCTCTAATGTTTTAGTACCAGATGACGGAGAAACATATTCATTATAAGAACAAAACAGGCAGAGGAAATTTATCTGTCTGTTTTTTATTCAACCAACTAACCAGCACCATTAGTTGAACAAGCTTTGAGATGTTCATTTAATAAAAAACCTAAATATGCTATATATCCATATTTTAATTATACAATAGTTCTAATAATCATACTGCCAAAACCTACATTTATTAAAAGTCGTATGCAATATATAATTTGAAAAAATAATCCCTACCAAAATTTATTCTTGGTAGGGTTTTTGGCAGGGAACTATATCATTTTTAACTTATTTTCTCCATATTAGACTAGGATAAATGCCGATATATAGGCGTTCCCTCTTCAAGTTAAGTTGTACTTTTACTCCCACTCTACTTTCAAGGTGCCAGGTATAGAGCAATATCATTGATTTTAAAGGGTTTTTAGGAAGTATCAATGCTTGTAATATGATATAAAAAATTAAAATAATGCAATTTTAATGCAATAAATGCAAATCACTGTTTGGAGTTATCACTATAAATATTTGATATCTTAAACAAGAGACGTTTCAATTGAAGCGTCGTTTTTTATGGAAAAATCGAGTGATAAAAGTATACACCTTCAATTTATACTATGCATTCTTATGATAAGTAAATAAATCTTAATTGTCATTTAAACGGTAAACGTTGACAAATGACATTTTTTTATTGTGCAAATTTGAGGTGATAAAAATGAAATATAACATTATCTACGCTGATCCGCCGTGGCAATACCGACAAAGAAAAGGAAATGGAGTGGCAGAAAACCATTATCAAACAATGAATTTAAAAGATATTTGTAATTTACCTATTGATACTATCTCTCACAAAGATAGTGTTTTATTTTTATGGACGACCTTCCCTATGCTACAAGAAGCATTACAAGTGATAATTGCGTGGGGATATACATTTAAAACGGTTGCCTTTGTCTGGGTGAAACAAAACAAGTCAGAAAATGGCTTTTTCTTTGGTTTGGGTCACTGGACACGCTCAAACGCTGAAATTTGTTTATTAGCTGTAAAAGGACGTCCCAAAAGAATATCGAAGAAGGTTCATCAGTTAATTGTTAGTCCTGTGGAAGGACACAGTAAAAAGCCTGACATTGCAAGAGATAAGATAGTTGAGCTAATGGGCGATTTACCACGAGTTGAATTATTCGCTAGGCAATCACCTGTTGATTGGGATGTTTGGGGAAATGAAGTGGAAAGTAGTATTTCTTTAGAAACTAAAAAGCAAGATCCTACATTAAAGATTGATTGCTTATGACAGGTCTTACATTAGGTAGTCTTTTTGACGGAATTGGTGTCTTCCCTTTAGCTGCTTCTCTTGCTAATATTACCCCAATTTGGGCAAGTGAGATTGAGAAAGCACCTATATCCATTACAAAAAGACACTTTCCAATGATGGTTCATATTGGAGACATTACAAAACTTCATGGTGGGGCTATCCCTCCCGTAGATATTATTACGTTTGGATCGCCTTGTCAAAATCTATCTAATAACGGAAATCGAGAAGGATTGGCAGGAAGTCAATCAAGTTTATTTTATCATGCGATACGAATTATTGAAGAAATGAGGTGTGCAACGGATGGAGAATATCCAGTTATCGCTGTTTGGGAAAACGTCATTGGAGCATTTTCATCAAATAACCGGTTGGATTTTAAAGCCGTGTTGGAGTCGTTCACAAAAACCGATATTCCAATGCCTGCTTCTGGAGAATGGGCCAAGGCTGGAATGGTGCGAGGGAGAAACGTTGAAGTCTGTTGGCGACTCTTGGATGCCCGATATTGGGGAAAGCCCACGCTACCTCAAAGACGAAGACGTATCTTCCTCGTGGCAGATTTTAGAGGAACACGTGCCAGAGAAATATTATTTAAAGCCCGCAATTTGCAATCGTTTCCTACGTCTTGCGGAAAAGACAGGCTGTCCTCCACCAGCACCAGTCGAATATCTGCTCAAAAAACAAGGGGGAAAATACCCATCGTCCGCCCCTTTCAAGAAAGACGTATGCGAAGTACCGCAAAAGACAAAAACAAAACAGGATTCATTGGAAGTTTTGGGCGGACACATGACCCTTTTCCAACTTTGCTTGCAAGTTCCGTAAATTATTTTTCATTTTGGTATGAAGGAAAAGAAAAAGAAGGTTATATACGACAACTCACCCCATTAGAATGTGAACGTTTGATGGGATTACCAGAGGGCTGGACAGCTTTAGGACACAAAGATGAAGCAATTAGTGATCATGCAAGATATAAAGCGCTTGGAAATGGGATCGCTGTACCATGTGCAGCATATATCATGGCTGGCATTGCAGAAGCAATATAGATATAACACATTCACGTATGACAAATCTCCTGTCATGCTTTTTTTATTGTTTCATCTATGAAGGAGTGTGGTTTCTTTGGAAGATAACGAAACAAAGGTAATGGAATGGATCGATGATCATTTTGTTATGAATGAAATTGAGGTGGAGAACTTTCCGTTTTTTCCTTGTGGGAAGTTAATACGTGATAAAAATGGAGAAACGATGGTTGTATTTTGGTGCATTATTTATGATCGGGTGGATTATCGTTTTCAAGAAGCATAAGGAGTGATTCATTCATGAAGATGTATTTTTCTCGTTCTCCTCCCTTCTGCCCATGCTCTCCATATGAATAAATAATCAAAAATTAATACAAGAAAAGAGGGCTACATGATGGAATTAAAATATGTGATTCCGAACATGGAAAAAACGTTTGGAAATTTAGAATATGCAGGAGAAGGAAAGGTCGAACAGCGCCGAATTAATGGACGGATGACAACACTATCTCGAAGCTATAATCTGTATTCCGATATTCAACGCGCAGATGATATTGAGGTCGTTCTGCCACAAGAAGCAGGAGAAAAATTCTTTGAACATGAAGAAAAAGTGCAATTAGTGAATGCAAGAATCACCGCAGAAGGTTATAAGATTGGGGAACGTGGTTTCACAAATTATATTTTACACGCTGACGATATGGTCAAAGCATAAGGAGGAAAAAAGATGAGATTAGCACAAGGTATTGTCATTGATAAAGAAAAGACATTTGGATTATTAAAATTCTCTGCATTACGTCGTGAAGTGTTTCTTCAAAACGAAGATGGAACGGTATCAACAGAAGTTAAGGAACGCACCTATGACTTAAAGTCTCGTGAACAAGGGCGCATGATTCAAGTAAGTATTCCTGCTTCCGTTCCCTTAAAGGAATTTGATTATAATGCGGAAGTAGAAATTATAAACCCTGTCGCAGATACAGTCGCAAATGCAACATTTCGTGGGGCAGATGTTGATTGGTACATTAAAGCAGAAGACTTAGTCTTAAAAGAAAAAGCGACAACATCGGCTAGTAACGTCCCAAAATCTAACTCTAGTAAGGAAAAATGATGAAGATTTTTAGAAGACGAGGGAAACGCATTCGAGCTAGTGATGCTACCCTCCTCTTTCAATTTTTGTTCAATCGGTTATTTGTCGCATGGCTTATCCCTTTTACACTTTTTCATCTGTCATTTTTATTATCAACGGAATGGAAACTATCATTATTTCAAGAGCATTTTATCAGTCCTTATGGATTGATGACATTCATAATCAGTTTTGTTATGACAGGTGTATGTGCTTTTCTGTATTATCGTTATCGATATGACTATATTAGACAAGTCATTCATCGTCAAAAACTCGCAAAAATGATCTTGGAAAACGGTTGGTATGAAACAAAACAAGTACAGTCAAGTAGCTTCTTTGAAGACATACCAAATGGAAAAGCAAAAGATAAAATTAGTTACTTTCCTAAAATGTACTATAGTCTTGAAAAAGGATTGCTCTATATTCAAGTGGAAATCACACTAGGAAAGTATCAAGACCAGTTACTTAATTTAGAAAACAAGCTAGAAAGTGGTCTGTACTGTGAGCTAGTTTCAAAAGAGTTACATGATTCTTTTGTAGAATATATTTTGCTCTATGACACAATTAATAGTCGTATTTCTATTGACGAAGTCATTGCACA
This region of Oceanobacillus sp. FSL K6-2867 genomic DNA includes:
- the copZ gene encoding copper chaperone CopZ, with the translated sequence MENITLNVRGMSCGHCVNSIEGNVGELDGVESVKVHLEDEKVDVTFNSEKVDLKEITEVIEEQGYDVA
- a CDS encoding MBL fold metallo-hydrolase, producing MNIQHIRNATLVVEYAGKRFLIDPMLADKGVYPPFGPKVGFPDAPRQDQSNPVSSLPTSIENIVSNIDAVIVTHLHLDHWDDAAKDALPKQIKIFAQNEEDALEIRNDGFQNVEVLQDSTVFEGIQLIKTKGEHGRGELVKLAGQVCGVVFKHTNEKTLYIAGDTVWYDAVQEVIETHKPEIIVVNGGDNQFLEGGSLVMGKNDIYEVYKAAPNAKIISVHMEAVNHWTLSREELKSFINDKGISSNVLVPDDGETYSL
- a CDS encoding MT-A70 family methyltransferase → MKYNIIYADPPWQYRQRKGNGVAENHYQTMNLKDICNLPIDTISHKDSVLFLWTTFPMLQEALQVIIAWGYTFKTVAFVWVKQNKSENGFFFGLGHWTRSNAEICLLAVKGRPKRISKKVHQLIVSPVEGHSKKPDIARDKIVELMGDLPRVELFARQSPVDWDVWGNEVESSISLETKKQDPTLKIDCL
- a CDS encoding DNA cytosine methyltransferase; the protein is MTGLTLGSLFDGIGVFPLAASLANITPIWASEIEKAPISITKRHFPMMVHIGDITKLHGGAIPPVDIITFGSPCQNLSNNGNREGLAGSQSSLFYHAIRIIEEMRCATDGEYPVIAVWENVIGAFSSNNRLDFKAVLESFTKTDIPMPASGEWAKAGMVRGRNVEVCWRLLDARYWGKPTLPQRRRRIFLVADFRGTRAREILFKARNLQSFPTSCGKDRLSSTSTSRISAQKTRGKIPIVRPFQERRMRSTAKDKNKTGFIGSFGRTHDPFPTLLASSVNYFSFWYEGKEKEGYIRQLTPLECERLMGLPEGWTALGHKDEAISDHARYKALGNGIAVPCAAYIMAGIAEAI
- a CDS encoding YdcP family protein, which encodes MELKYVIPNMEKTFGNLEYAGEGKVEQRRINGRMTTLSRSYNLYSDIQRADDIEVVLPQEAGEKFFEHEEKVQLVNARITAEGYKIGERGFTNYILHADDMVKA
- a CDS encoding YdcP family protein, with protein sequence MRLAQGIVIDKEKTFGLLKFSALRREVFLQNEDGTVSTEVKERTYDLKSREQGRMIQVSIPASVPLKEFDYNAEVEIINPVADTVANATFRGADVDWYIKAEDLVLKEKATTSASNVPKSNSSKEK